GGCGACGCGTGGGGGATTCCGGAGGAGTGTCGTTACGTGGGTCACGAAACGATGCTCGAATCGGAAGCCTTGGACGTCGTTTCCGTTTGTACTCCGTCGTATCTCCATCGTGAGCACGTGGTATCGACGGCGCGCTCGGCGTCCGATCCCGCTGTCATTTGGTGTGAGAAACCGATCGCAGCGAGCGTCGGCGAGGCCGAAGAGATGAGCAACGTTTGTGCCGATACGGATACTGAACTCGTCGTCAATCACTCGTTCCGGTTCACCGAGAAAGTCCGACAGCTTCGACGCGCAGTCGATGACGGTATCATCGGTGAGCCGAAGTCGATCTCCGCCGACTTCCGGCGGGAGTTGATGCGTAACTCGACACATCTGCTCGACCTATTGGTGTACCTGCTCGACGCCAAAGCCACGCGGGTCAGTGGCTATATCAACGAGGAGAACGACGCCGTCGATGCACTCGGTGGAACACGGGACGTAACTGACTCCGGCGGTGGTGGGCATGTTCTTCTCGACGATGGCACGTTTGCTACAATCGACTGCACCGTTGCCCGTGATATCTCTTCGATGTGTCTCCAATTCATCGGCACCGATGGAAAACTGTATCTCAACAACGACGACGGCGAATGGCGATACTGGACGCTCGAAGACGGTGTCCACATCGAAGAACCGGTTCCGGGGGTGTCGGGCGCCTGGTCGTGGGACGTCGATTATCAACGGGCGTTTCCGAACGCCGCCAGCCACATCGTCGACCTGTTGAACGGTGTCGCGGAAAACCGTTCTCCAGGGGTTGAGGCGACTCGGTCCCTCGAAATCATCGTCAGCTTCTATCTCTCTCATTATACCGGTAGCCACGTCGACCTGCCACTCGAAACGCCACTCAAGGACGTCCGGATAACCTCGTGGTGACGACGAAACGTCCCGTCCCTTTGACTGCCGGTGTTCGCAAGGCGGAGTGGTGCGCGACCCTGCCGCAACGGTAACAGTTTTTAGCGCTGCTCGGAATACTAAATACATGTCGCACGTACGATTTCGTGACCCTGCAGGCTATGTTCGCGACGGTCTGTGGACGGACGATGGCATCACCTTCGCCGACGACACGTATGATCCTACTGAGATAAACATCCTCCCACCGACTGATCCAACGAAGATCGTCTGTGTCGGACTCAACTATGCAGACCACGCGGAAGAGTCGGGAATGGAAATCCCAAGCCGTCCATTGTTGTTTTTGAAACCGCCGAACGCAGTGGCCGGACACGGTGATACGATTACGCTCCCTGCTGGCAAGGAACGAGTCGAATTCGAGGCCGAACTCGGCGTTGTTATCGGCCAGCAGTGTCGAAACGTGGCTGCTGAGAACGCCGAAGCAGTCATCGAAGGGTACACGTGTGTCAACGATATCTCGAACCGCGACGACCAGATGGTCGAACAAAACTGGATTCGAGGGAAAGCGTTCGACGGATCCGCGCCCATCGGACCGGTCGTTGCCCCACCGGAAGCGGTACCGGACGACGCGATGGTCGAACTGAGACTGAATGGGGAAATCAAGCAACGGTCTTCCCGCTCGGAGTTCATATTCTCCGTTCCGGAGATCATCGAGGAGATCACGGCGTATCTCACGCTCGAACCGGGTGACGTCATCATCACGGGGACGCCTGCGGGTGTCGGTCCGCTCTCCGACGGCGATCGGGTCGAAGTCGAGATCGAAGGCGTCGGAACCCTCGAACACGACGTCAGTACGGAATAGCCCCCCCGATATCGGCGTGCGTTCGATATACGCACCCGATTCAACCGGTTCTCCTGATTTTGCGAAGTACATCGTCACCGGGCACTATTGGTGTTCCCGAGTCCTATTCGGAGGGCTCAGTTCGATCCGCCGAAATGCGACTGGCCGGTCCGCTCGAACGGAGAGTCAGTGTCCCCAGAGGGTATCGTCCGCACGATATCGAGCGTCCATGATTCGATTCCACTGTTCTTCGGACAAATTGACGTCGCACGCACCGACGTTCTCGTCCAACTGCTCGGTCGTTCGCGCGCCGATGATCGGGACGCACGTGAAATCGTCGTGATCCATCAGCCATCGAAGCGACACTTGAGCGGGTGTCGCATCCACCTCGTCGGCCACATCGCGTATCGCATCGAGGACTTTCCATCCTCGCTCCGAAGCATAGTAATCGCCGAAGACGTCGTCGAAATTCCCACGGGCACCGTCGGGACCTTTCACGGCTTGCGGGTCGTCTGGGTCCGCACGCTCGTACTTTCCGGTCAGGAAACCACCTGCAAGCGGAGAGTACGGGCAGACAGCGATGTTTTGATCGCTACAGACGTCGAGATAGTCCTTCACGTCCTCGTAGTAGCCAGCGTGGTGGAGGGGTTGTGTAACGTCGAACCGTTCCCACTGGTACGTGTCCGACTTCCAGAGCGCTTTCGTGAGTTCCCACGCGGCCATCGACGATGCGCCGAGGTAGTTCACTTTTCCTTCCTCGACGAGCCCGTTCAGTGTATCGAGCGTCTCTTCTATCGGCGTCTCCTCGTCCCAGCGGTGAATGTAATAGAGATCGAGGTAATCGGTTCCCAGTCTGTCCAAGGTCCCTCGAATCTGGTTTCGAATGTGTGTCCGTGAGAGTCCGGACCCGTTCGGATTCGATTCGTCGAACGGGAAGTAAACTTTCGAGGTCAGGACGAAGTCCTCACGGTCGTGATCCGAAAGCCACTCGCCGATGTATTTTTCGCTCGTTCCGTTCGGATTTCCGTAGACGTTGGCGCTGTCGATGAAATTTATTCCGTGCTCCCATGCCGCATCGAGGAGGTCGTGTGCTTCCTCTCGATCCGTTTCGAGGACGCCGCCGGTTTCCTTCCCGAATCGCCACGTACCGAAACACAGTTCGGAAACCTTCGTTCCTGTCGAGCCTAACTTTCGGTATTCCATACGCTCGACTGGTAGGGTGTGTAGTGATAAAATACCTCGGCACGTCGTATTCAGTACGCGATCCACACGTGTAATAATTATTAAATAAAATTTATATATACGTTAATTAATATAGAATCGATATGAGTGGAGAAAGAACTAGCCGCGTCACTAGACGGAAGTTCCTCAAAACAAATGGATTAGGTCTCCTCACGGCAGGATTAGCGGGCTGCACCCAATCCTGGGGAAACAGCGAGGAATTCCCAAGCGAGAAAATCGAAATGATCGTCCCGTGGTCCGCTGGGGGTGGGACCGACCGTACCGGACGAAAGCTCGCGGAACTTGCGGGCAACGAGATGGACACGAGTTTTTACGTCACCAACAAAACTGGTGGTAGCGGCAGCGTCGGGTTCAACGCAATCGCCAATGCGAAACCGGACGGATACACCGTCGGCGTGACGACCGTCGAGATCTGTACCATCTCGCATCTCGGCATCGCGGACGTCTCACCGAACGGTCTGAAACCGGTAATGCAGTACAACTTCGACCCAGCGTCGCTCACGGTCCCGGAAAAAGCGCCGTACGATTCCCTCGATGGGTTCGTCAAGTATGCCAAGAAGAATCCCGGAAAGATTCGAATTTCGAATTCGGGCACCGGTGCCATTTGGCACCTTTCTGCCGCCGGATTCGCACAACAGGCGGGTATCGACGTCAAACACGCCGGATACGACGGTGGTTCACCGGCGACGAAAGCAGTGCTGAACGGGGAAGTCGAGGCGACGACGGCGAGTGCGGCCGAAGTAGCATCACAGGTCAAAGACGGGCCACTCAAAATATTGTCCGTGTTCGGCAACGAACGTGTCAGTATCTTCCCGAACGTACCGACATTGAAGGAACAGGGGTACGATTTTACCATGGGTGCATGGCGGGGGCTGACCGTTCCGAACGAAACCCCCGACGATCGAATCAAACAGCTTCACGATACGTATAAATCGGTCTACGACTCGAAGACGTTCGAATCGTTCATGAAACAGAACGGGTTCGGGCTAGTGTATCGTGATACGGAAACCTTCGGCTCGTTCATGAACGAGGAGCACGAGCGATTCGGCAACATCATCGAGCGATTGAACCTCGGCAACTGACTTGACTCGAACAATGATTGCGATACCACGATCCATATGAGTTTCAAAATCCGTCACGCAACGCACATCTCGTCGATATTACTCATCCTCCTCAGTGCTGGGGTTTTCTTCGTCAGCGGTACGTTTCCTGCCAGTCCGAACGCCTCCGCACCTGGTGCGGGATTTTTCCCCCGCGTTATCGCCGTCGGTATCGGAGGAATGGCGCTCGTTCAACTCATACGACCGAATGAACAACGAGTGTACACCGTGACCAGGGACGATATCACGACGGTCGGTAGCGTCATCGGATTTCTCGTGGGATACATCGTCTTGATGCCAATCCTCGGCTTTTTCCTCGATACGGTCGTGTTTCTGTTCGCCTTCATGTGGTACTCCGGCGTACGACAACCGTCGCTTGCTGCGGCCATTTCGGTGGGACTCACGTTCGTCCTGTATTATACATTCGTCGGATTTCTCACCGTCTCGCTCCCCGAAAGCGCCATCCTCCCCGTTACGGATCTGTTGCCGATTCAGCTCGGTATTCTCGAGGTGAGCACGAGATGAGCGTCGTCGGAAACCTCGTGCAAGGTATCGGACTGGTTTTTCAGCCGTTCGCCTTGCTACTGATCGTCCTGGGCGTATTGGTCGGGGTCGTTATGGGGTCGATTCCGGGAATGACAGCGACGATGACCGTAGCCGTCCTGGTCTCGTTCACGTTCGGCATGCAACCGACGGAGGGGATGATGCTGCTTCTCGGAATTTACGGTGGTGCGCTGTACGCGGGTTCGATCCCCGCGATACTGATCCGAACACCCGGAACTCCCAGTGCCGCTGCGACCGTGTTCGACGGATTTCCCCTCGCGAAGAAAGGTGACGCCGGACGAGCGATCGGCATCGCCACCGTCGCCTCTTTCATCGGGGGAGCGATCAGCGTCGTCGTTCTTACCGTCTTTTCGCCACAGATCGCTCAGGTCGCCCTCGAATTTGGCTCACCGGAGTATTTCGCGTTGGCCTTCTTCGGGTTGACCATCATCGCCAGCGTCAGCGGTGATTCACTGACGAAGGGATTGCTGTCCGGACTGCTGGGGATGCTCCTCGCGACGGTGGGACTGGATCCGATGCTCGGCTATCCACGGTTCGCGTTCGGAATGACGGCACTCAGCTCTGGCATTCAGTTCATCGCTGTCATGATCGGCCTCTTCGGTGTTGCCGAAGCGATTCAGCGATATCAACACGGACTCGAGAGTCAGGACGTCGAAC
The window above is part of the Haladaptatus caseinilyticus genome. Proteins encoded here:
- a CDS encoding Gfo/Idh/MocA family protein produces the protein MVYRAGIIGTGGIAGLGILGMHDEADIGRKKFKASHAGGYEETEGIELVAIADIDESKLERFGDAWGIPEECRYVGHETMLESEALDVVSVCTPSYLHREHVVSTARSASDPAVIWCEKPIAASVGEAEEMSNVCADTDTELVVNHSFRFTEKVRQLRRAVDDGIIGEPKSISADFRRELMRNSTHLLDLLVYLLDAKATRVSGYINEENDAVDALGGTRDVTDSGGGGHVLLDDGTFATIDCTVARDISSMCLQFIGTDGKLYLNNDDGEWRYWTLEDGVHIEEPVPGVSGAWSWDVDYQRAFPNAASHIVDLLNGVAENRSPGVEATRSLEIIVSFYLSHYTGSHVDLPLETPLKDVRITSW
- a CDS encoding fumarylacetoacetate hydrolase family protein, with protein sequence MSHVRFRDPAGYVRDGLWTDDGITFADDTYDPTEINILPPTDPTKIVCVGLNYADHAEESGMEIPSRPLLFLKPPNAVAGHGDTITLPAGKERVEFEAELGVVIGQQCRNVAAENAEAVIEGYTCVNDISNRDDQMVEQNWIRGKAFDGSAPIGPVVAPPEAVPDDAMVELRLNGEIKQRSSRSEFIFSVPEIIEEITAYLTLEPGDVIITGTPAGVGPLSDGDRVEVEIEGVGTLEHDVSTE
- a CDS encoding aldo/keto reductase, whose translation is MEYRKLGSTGTKVSELCFGTWRFGKETGGVLETDREEAHDLLDAAWEHGINFIDSANVYGNPNGTSEKYIGEWLSDHDREDFVLTSKVYFPFDESNPNGSGLSRTHIRNQIRGTLDRLGTDYLDLYYIHRWDEETPIEETLDTLNGLVEEGKVNYLGASSMAAWELTKALWKSDTYQWERFDVTQPLHHAGYYEDVKDYLDVCSDQNIAVCPYSPLAGGFLTGKYERADPDDPQAVKGPDGARGNFDDVFGDYYASERGWKVLDAIRDVADEVDATPAQVSLRWLMDHDDFTCVPIIGARTTEQLDENVGACDVNLSEEQWNRIMDARYRADDTLWGH
- a CDS encoding Bug family tripartite tricarboxylate transporter substrate binding protein; translation: MSGERTSRVTRRKFLKTNGLGLLTAGLAGCTQSWGNSEEFPSEKIEMIVPWSAGGGTDRTGRKLAELAGNEMDTSFYVTNKTGGSGSVGFNAIANAKPDGYTVGVTTVEICTISHLGIADVSPNGLKPVMQYNFDPASLTVPEKAPYDSLDGFVKYAKKNPGKIRISNSGTGAIWHLSAAGFAQQAGIDVKHAGYDGGSPATKAVLNGEVEATTASAAEVASQVKDGPLKILSVFGNERVSIFPNVPTLKEQGYDFTMGAWRGLTVPNETPDDRIKQLHDTYKSVYDSKTFESFMKQNGFGLVYRDTETFGSFMNEEHERFGNIIERLNLGN
- a CDS encoding tripartite tricarboxylate transporter TctB family protein encodes the protein MSFKIRHATHISSILLILLSAGVFFVSGTFPASPNASAPGAGFFPRVIAVGIGGMALVQLIRPNEQRVYTVTRDDITTVGSVIGFLVGYIVLMPILGFFLDTVVFLFAFMWYSGVRQPSLAAAISVGLTFVLYYTFVGFLTVSLPESAILPVTDLLPIQLGILEVSTR